One bacterium DNA segment encodes these proteins:
- a CDS encoding anaerobic ribonucleoside-triphosphate reductase activating protein translates to MIRSIIETSLIDWDGKISMVLFFDRCDFHCPFCQNHGFLEQRDAYDEIPAEKILTHVKKRRKWIDGVVLSGGEPLAYGEQAVAFMRALKTTGTALKLDTHGYHNERLQTIVQEGLVDYVAMDIKAPLEPKKYTVATGLEKAARTSQSDRSVLALVKASTVFLMNGSVDYEFRTTCVPGIIDDEAVAKIGEKIAGARKWALQVYRPGNARLKKSYPKGYKPAEMAQLLAIARQYVGNAILRGDTPD, encoded by the coding sequence ATGATCCGCTCCATTATCGAAACATCACTGATCGACTGGGACGGGAAGATTTCAATGGTGCTTTTTTTTGACCGCTGCGATTTCCACTGTCCATTCTGCCAGAACCATGGTTTTCTGGAACAACGCGACGCTTATGACGAGATCCCGGCCGAGAAGATCCTGACCCATGTGAAGAAAAGAAGGAAGTGGATCGATGGCGTTGTTCTTTCCGGCGGCGAACCGCTGGCTTATGGCGAACAGGCGGTCGCTTTCATGCGCGCGCTGAAGACTACCGGCACAGCCCTGAAACTTGATACTCACGGGTATCATAATGAGCGTCTGCAAACTATCGTGCAGGAAGGGCTTGTCGATTACGTCGCCATGGACATTAAGGCGCCTCTGGAGCCAAAAAAATATACGGTTGCGACCGGACTCGAGAAGGCTGCCCGGACATCACAGAGCGACCGGTCAGTCCTGGCCCTGGTCAAGGCGTCAACCGTTTTTCTCATGAATGGCAGCGTTGACTACGAGTTCAGGACAACGTGCGTGCCGGGTATTATTGACGATGAAGCAGTCGCAAAGATCGGAGAGAAGATCGCAGGCGCCAGGAAATGGGCGCTGCAAGTTTACCGTCCCGGGAACGCCCGGTTGAAAAAATCATATCCTAAGGGTTATAAACCTGCCGAGATGGCACAACTGCTTGCGATCGCCCGGCAATATGTCGGCAACGCCATCCTGCGGGGCGATACACCGGATTGA
- a CDS encoding PAS domain S-box protein, with protein sequence MFDPDANKSKEQLLGELQRLRQRVNELAGIDATHRDDELSWRDTVHKLEARIRQLNRILDVANSLLIDLDLDSLLDTMVKTARDSLGFNLVVLSLVEPTMSRTRVVASAGLGDEAKDQLETALVQMTWKDFTALLQERYRVGRCYFIPHGDVEWRAVQYRAATNRYEPIGDQPVLGKMSWHPQDAFFAVIELRQGNNYILLSVDQPFDNLRPGHEAFQSLEIFANLAAVAIENCRLYIQFQEELIQRRKVEKQLMDARKELEQLVSERTAELKTTEEKYRSLMDRLSMGVFRSTADAKGRFVDVNPAVVRIFGYENSEEFMKCNVIDLYDRTEDRERLRALVSSNTLVRNEEFLFKRRNGSSFWGAITAMGKFDENGTLQYIDGIIEDITSRKLAEESIRESEEKYRNLVERANDGIVVIQDGIIKYANPRMAEIFGFAIEEFVGTQFTQYVHPDEIERIVERYKLRLEGENVEKHYDMVLRHKDGRMINAEVNADVVPYQGAIADLVFITDVTDRIRAQTDLQFSLAKLQNLLSDTIKAIAKVVEMKDAYTAGHQRQVTKLACAIAQEMGLTSNQIEGIRLAGLVHDIGKISAPAEILSKPSALSEIEYALVKMHSQVGHDILKEINFPWPIAQILLQHHERYNGSGYPNGLRGESILLEARVLGVADVVEAIAAHRPYRAALGIDAALAEIINKRGTAFDPVVVDACVRLFREKSYVLE encoded by the coding sequence ATGTTCGATCCTGATGCCAACAAATCAAAGGAGCAGCTACTGGGCGAGTTGCAGAGACTGCGCCAGCGGGTCAATGAACTTGCAGGGATAGACGCTACACATCGCGACGATGAACTGTCATGGCGCGATACGGTGCATAAACTGGAAGCGCGTATCCGGCAACTGAACCGGATCCTCGACGTCGCCAACTCGCTGCTCATCGATCTCGATCTGGACTCGCTACTGGATACCATGGTCAAGACCGCCCGTGATTCTCTGGGATTCAACCTGGTCGTGCTGAGCCTGGTGGAACCGACAATGTCCAGGACACGGGTCGTCGCTTCGGCCGGTCTGGGTGATGAGGCAAAAGATCAACTCGAGACAGCCCTGGTGCAAATGACCTGGAAGGATTTTACGGCACTTCTCCAGGAGCGTTACCGTGTCGGCCGGTGCTATTTCATACCCCACGGTGATGTCGAATGGCGAGCCGTTCAATACCGTGCGGCGACCAACCGATATGAGCCCATCGGAGACCAGCCGGTGCTCGGCAAGATGTCATGGCATCCCCAGGACGCCTTCTTCGCGGTCATCGAACTGCGGCAGGGGAATAACTACATTCTCCTGTCGGTGGACCAGCCTTTTGACAACCTGCGGCCGGGACATGAAGCGTTCCAATCACTGGAGATCTTCGCGAACCTTGCGGCCGTGGCGATCGAGAACTGCCGGTTGTACATACAATTCCAGGAAGAGCTCATCCAGCGCCGGAAGGTCGAGAAACAGCTCATGGACGCAAGAAAAGAGCTGGAACAGCTGGTCAGCGAACGCACTGCCGAGTTGAAGACAACCGAGGAAAAATACCGCAGCCTCATGGACCGTTTGAGCATGGGCGTCTTCCGGAGCACGGCCGACGCAAAAGGCAGGTTCGTCGACGTTAATCCGGCGGTCGTCAGGATATTCGGTTATGAAAACAGCGAAGAATTCATGAAATGTAATGTCATCGATCTATATGACCGCACCGAAGACCGTGAAAGATTGAGGGCGCTTGTCAGTTCTAACACCCTGGTCAGGAACGAGGAATTCCTTTTCAAAAGGCGGAATGGTTCGTCCTTCTGGGGAGCGATCACGGCAATGGGAAAGTTCGATGAAAACGGCACGCTGCAGTACATCGACGGCATCATCGAAGATATAACCAGCCGCAAGCTTGCCGAAGAGTCGATCCGCGAAAGCGAGGAAAAATACCGCAATCTGGTGGAACGAGCCAACGATGGCATTGTCGTCATCCAGGATGGCATCATCAAGTACGCGAATCCCCGGATGGCCGAGATCTTTGGATTTGCGATCGAAGAATTCGTGGGCACCCAATTCACGCAGTATGTTCACCCCGACGAGATCGAGAGGATCGTCGAGCGGTACAAGCTCCGGCTTGAAGGTGAAAATGTGGAAAAACATTATGACATGGTCCTGCGTCATAAGGACGGTCGGATGATCAACGCCGAGGTCAATGCGGATGTCGTGCCCTATCAGGGTGCGATCGCCGACCTGGTTTTCATCACCGACGTGACCGACCGGATCCGGGCGCAAACCGATCTGCAATTCAGTCTCGCGAAGTTGCAGAACCTGCTCAGCGATACGATCAAGGCGATCGCCAAAGTGGTGGAAATGAAGGACGCGTACACGGCCGGTCATCAGCGCCAGGTGACAAAACTCGCGTGCGCGATCGCCCAGGAAATGGGTTTGACCTCCAACCAGATCGAGGGTATCCGGCTGGCCGGGCTCGTGCATGATATCGGTAAGATCTCGGCACCAGCGGAGATCCTGAGCAAACCGTCGGCACTAAGCGAGATCGAGTACGCGCTGGTAAAGATGCATTCGCAGGTCGGTCACGATATCCTCAAGGAGATAAATTTCCCCTGGCCGATAGCTCAGATCCTGCTCCAGCATCACGAGCGCTATAACGGATCGGGGTACCCGAACGGACTGCGAGGAGAATCCATCCTGCTGGAAGCACGGGTGCTGGGCGTCGCTGACGTGGTTGAAGCGATCGCCGCCCACCGTCCTTACCGCGCGGCGTTGGGCATTGATGCAGCCCTGGCCGAGATCATCAACAAGCGGGGCACGGCGTTCGACCCCGTCGTGGTCGATGCCTGCGTGCGGTTGTTCCGTGAGAAATCCTATGTTCTGGAATAA
- a CDS encoding FAD-linked oxidase C-terminal domain-containing protein, which produces MPGDLCRRIFQIRIEKPLMSPSHIIQLNNDIVAQIKDIVGPKHVITDGDALENYTHDETPGYSAIPALVVKPASTAEVSAVMKLAHDHATPITPRGGGTSLSAGAVPVRGGIVLSLERMNRVKDIDQANLMAVVEPGVVNGELDKALAQVGLFFPPDPVSLDSCTIGGNIAENAGGPRAMKYGVTKNYVTGLEIVLCDGTIMRLGGKLLKNVTGYDLIDLIVGSEGTLAVVTEATIRVLSRPREIIDLLVPLDSVDQASLFAQSVIADGHLPAVIEFMEGEVVRTVGDYLKRQAPFSDANAHLIVELDGNDRNQLRIEYDRIGEMALRAGARDVVVGKSAADREKIWEIRRKIGEALKSQAAIIAREDLVVPRNRIPELIRSLQTCARNYKTTLFAFGHLGDGNIHADIGIRGRHEQRERPADAWVMLVRREMYRITVDLGGTITAEHGVGLSKVDFITLALDKTAIDKMKQIKKIFDPANLLNPGKIFP; this is translated from the coding sequence ATGCCTGGAGATCTTTGCCGGCGGATCTTTCAAATTCGAATAGAAAAACCTCTGATGAGCCCCTCACATATTATTCAGCTGAACAATGATATCGTTGCTCAAATAAAGGACATCGTCGGACCGAAGCACGTTATCACCGATGGTGATGCACTGGAAAATTACACCCATGACGAAACCCCGGGATATTCGGCAATACCGGCGCTGGTGGTGAAACCGGCTTCGACCGCCGAGGTTTCTGCCGTGATGAAACTCGCCCATGATCATGCGACTCCTATCACCCCACGGGGAGGAGGTACATCGCTGTCGGCTGGTGCCGTACCCGTGCGCGGCGGGATCGTGCTATCGCTGGAACGGATGAACCGCGTCAAGGATATCGATCAGGCCAATCTCATGGCGGTCGTGGAACCCGGCGTCGTGAACGGCGAGCTGGACAAAGCCCTGGCGCAAGTCGGGCTGTTCTTCCCGCCTGATCCGGTAAGCCTTGATTCATGCACCATCGGCGGTAATATCGCAGAAAATGCGGGGGGACCGCGCGCCATGAAGTACGGTGTCACGAAAAACTATGTCACCGGTCTGGAGATCGTGTTATGCGACGGGACCATCATGCGCCTGGGCGGCAAACTGCTAAAGAACGTGACCGGTTATGACCTTATCGACCTGATCGTCGGTTCCGAAGGTACCCTGGCCGTGGTCACGGAAGCAACGATCCGCGTCCTGTCCAGACCGAGGGAGATCATCGACCTTTTGGTGCCGCTGGATAGCGTGGACCAGGCATCATTGTTCGCGCAGTCGGTCATTGCCGATGGTCATTTACCAGCGGTCATCGAGTTTATGGAGGGAGAAGTCGTGCGGACGGTCGGCGATTATCTTAAAAGGCAGGCACCATTCAGCGACGCCAACGCCCACCTGATCGTAGAACTTGACGGCAACGACAGAAACCAGCTGCGGATTGAATATGACCGGATCGGAGAGATGGCGCTGCGAGCCGGGGCGCGCGACGTGGTCGTCGGGAAAAGTGCGGCCGACCGTGAAAAGATATGGGAAATCCGGAGAAAGATCGGCGAGGCGCTGAAATCTCAAGCTGCGATCATCGCCCGTGAAGATCTGGTCGTGCCCAGGAACCGCATACCCGAGCTTATCAGATCGCTGCAGACTTGCGCGCGGAACTATAAGACAACGCTCTTTGCTTTCGGCCATCTCGGGGACGGTAATATCCACGCTGATATCGGCATCCGCGGCCGGCATGAGCAAAGGGAAAGACCGGCAGATGCATGGGTCATGCTGGTGCGCCGGGAAATGTACCGGATAACTGTGGACCTTGGCGGGACGATCACCGCGGAGCACGGGGTCGGTCTGTCTAAGGTTGATTTTATTACGCTTGCCCTCGATAAAACCGCGATCGACAAGATGAAACAGATAAAAAAGATCTTTGATCCCGCTAACCTGCTCAACCCCGGTAAAATATTCCCCTGA
- a CDS encoding PAS domain S-box protein, whose protein sequence is MNTSSGGDEIMREESRAIDQDLFELEKYINDMWCFLPIPIVYLSPLGVILDVNKGFEELCKCSKDSLIGKLIADLCPAFHEEYYRELITAGKQVKRLESTVMDPNGSKTPVSIYAYARQDETGTAIGCFAACIDITERKHQEALLVKSETEYRTTLNSMLDAIHVIDAECRIIMFNDTFRKWNQELNLTVDVLGKNLFEVFAFLSDTIREEYHHIFETGKMLFTEETTKIGGKEFITDTRKTPVIEDGKVVKIITEIRDVTEEKKTQNALKSSEERFRIAAQSASDLIWDWDLASGRLEWFGEIDALVGYGLNEFPRTIQAWENIMHPADHDRVMQEVEKHLRAGEPYNTEYRIVRKDGTIRHWIDRGTALRDADGKARRMVGACADITERKYAEQRIQVANERLKFLLASMTAVVYTSHAIGDYGATFVSDNVRQITGHEPRDFTASSIFWLEHIHADDRERILGEIHYVHELGSYAYDYRFQCRDKHYIWVRDEMRLVRDNHGEPLEIVGLMIDITERKIAEEALLKSERKYRQLVELTREGVWAIDAESNTTFVNPRMAMMLGYQPQEMMGKSLFNFVDEKALEATQDLVERRKHGITEQHEFEFITKNGSRIHTLMETAPILSEDGKYAGAIAVVTNITERVKAGRTIKYHLDFEKVVTTISTQFINIMSNEIDAAIENALLTIGQFAGASRSYVFLFSADGSTMSNTHEWCADGVEAQMQRLQGIPVTTFPWIMEQLRRLETIVVPRVADLPPEARAEKEEFDYELIKSIVLVPMVFGGHIIGFVGFDAVTEEKQWTDDTVTILRVVGEIFTNAVERRYVFESLSESEEKFRMLAEKSPNMIFIYHKGAVLYANEKCTEILGYSKDEFYDPNFDFMNLIAHEDKVRISENLARHFKGEDIEPYDYTLVGKNGKRIDAILTTKVITLAGAPAIMGIITDITDRKKVEHDVKDGFEKLKKALDGIVISLAAAAEKKDPYTAGHQRRVTLLAVAIARHMGFDDNLIDGIRVGGTLHDIGKIYVPTEILSKPTKLTSVEYSIVKTHPQTAADIIKNIEFPWPVVKMVLQHHERLNGSGYPAGLNGDQIIPEARILTVADVVEAMSSHRPYRPAKGIEQALEEITQNRGTLYDPTVVDACLEIFAGGSFKFE, encoded by the coding sequence ATGAATACTTCTTCCGGTGGTGATGAAATAATGCGTGAAGAATCCAGAGCGATTGATCAGGACCTTTTTGAATTAGAGAAGTATATTAACGATATGTGGTGTTTTCTGCCGATTCCCATCGTGTACCTGAGTCCGCTCGGTGTAATATTGGATGTCAATAAGGGATTCGAAGAATTATGCAAATGCTCTAAGGATTCGCTCATTGGAAAACTGATTGCCGATCTATGTCCGGCTTTTCACGAGGAGTATTATCGTGAACTCATCACTGCTGGCAAGCAAGTGAAAAGGCTTGAATCCACGGTCATGGATCCTAATGGTAGCAAGACGCCGGTCAGCATTTACGCTTATGCAAGGCAGGATGAGACCGGAACTGCCATCGGATGCTTTGCCGCCTGCATTGATATTACCGAAAGAAAGCACCAGGAAGCTTTGCTGGTCAAATCCGAGACCGAGTACCGGACGACCCTTAATTCGATGCTGGACGCGATCCATGTCATCGACGCCGAGTGCCGCATCATCATGTTCAACGACACTTTCAGAAAGTGGAACCAGGAACTGAACCTTACGGTCGACGTCCTGGGGAAGAACCTTTTCGAGGTTTTTGCTTTTTTATCCGACACCATACGCGAAGAATACCATCATATCTTTGAGACCGGGAAAATGCTGTTTACGGAGGAGACGACCAAGATAGGGGGAAAGGAATTTATCACCGACACGCGGAAAACCCCCGTGATCGAGGATGGCAAGGTGGTCAAGATAATCACCGAGATCCGCGATGTCACGGAGGAAAAGAAAACGCAGAACGCGTTGAAAAGCAGCGAGGAGAGGTTCCGGATTGCGGCCCAGAGCGCGTCGGATCTTATCTGGGATTGGGATTTGGCGTCCGGACGGCTCGAATGGTTCGGAGAGATCGACGCGCTGGTCGGGTATGGGCTCAACGAATTTCCACGGACGATCCAGGCGTGGGAGAATATAATGCATCCAGCCGACCACGACCGGGTAATGCAGGAAGTGGAAAAGCATCTGCGCGCCGGCGAGCCGTATAACACCGAGTACCGGATCGTGCGAAAGGATGGGACCATCAGGCACTGGATCGACCGCGGCACGGCTTTAAGGGACGCCGATGGAAAAGCGCGCCGAATGGTTGGCGCATGCGCCGACATAACGGAGCGCAAGTACGCCGAGCAAAGGATCCAGGTGGCGAACGAACGTCTAAAATTCCTCCTGGCTTCAATGACCGCGGTCGTCTACACCAGCCATGCCATCGGCGATTACGGCGCAACCTTCGTGAGCGATAACGTCCGGCAGATCACGGGGCATGAACCGCGCGATTTCACCGCCAGTTCTATCTTTTGGCTGGAACATATTCACGCCGATGATAGGGAACGCATCCTCGGGGAGATCCATTACGTGCACGAACTCGGCAGTTACGCGTACGATTACCGGTTCCAATGCCGCGACAAACACTATATCTGGGTACGCGACGAAATGCGGCTGGTCCGCGACAATCATGGCGAACCACTGGAGATCGTTGGTCTCATGATCGACATCACGGAGCGCAAGATCGCCGAAGAAGCGTTGCTGAAAAGCGAAAGAAAATACCGCCAGCTCGTCGAATTGACGCGCGAAGGGGTGTGGGCTATCGACGCCGAAAGCAATACGACTTTCGTTAATCCCCGGATGGCAATGATGCTTGGCTATCAGCCGCAGGAAATGATGGGCAAATCGCTATTCAATTTTGTCGATGAGAAAGCCCTTGAAGCAACCCAGGATCTTGTCGAGCGTCGCAAGCATGGTATTACCGAACAGCACGAGTTCGAGTTCATCACCAAGAACGGTTCGCGGATACACACCCTTATGGAAACAGCCCCGATCCTCAGCGAAGACGGCAAATACGCCGGCGCGATCGCGGTGGTCACCAATATCACGGAAAGGGTGAAAGCCGGGAGGACGATCAAATACCATCTGGATTTTGAAAAGGTCGTGACCACGATCTCAACGCAGTTCATCAACATCATGTCCAATGAGATCGACGCGGCGATCGAAAATGCGCTGTTGACGATCGGCCAGTTCGCCGGCGCCAGCAGGAGCTACGTGTTCCTGTTCTCGGCCGACGGGTCCACGATGTCCAACACCCATGAGTGGTGCGCGGACGGCGTGGAGGCGCAGATGCAAAGACTGCAGGGTATTCCGGTCACGACTTTTCCCTGGATCATGGAACAGCTTAGGAGATTGGAAACGATCGTGGTACCGCGCGTGGCAGATTTGCCGCCGGAAGCCAGGGCCGAGAAGGAGGAGTTCGACTACGAACTCATCAAATCGATAGTGCTTGTACCCATGGTCTTTGGCGGTCACATAATCGGTTTTGTCGGATTCGACGCGGTGACGGAGGAGAAACAGTGGACCGATGATACCGTGACCATCTTGAGGGTTGTCGGCGAAATATTCACCAATGCGGTGGAACGCCGATATGTTTTTGAGTCGCTCTCGGAATCGGAGGAAAAATTCCGGATGCTGGCCGAGAAATCACCGAACATGATATTTATTTACCATAAAGGCGCGGTCCTTTATGCCAACGAAAAGTGCACCGAGATCCTGGGCTATTCCAAGGATGAATTCTACGACCCTAATTTTGATTTCATGAACCTGATCGCTCATGAGGATAAAGTGAGGATAAGTGAGAATCTCGCCCGCCATTTTAAAGGCGAGGATATTGAACCCTACGATTACACGCTGGTCGGCAAGAACGGGAAGAGAATTGACGCGATCCTTACGACCAAGGTCATTACCCTTGCCGGTGCGCCGGCGATCATGGGGATCATCACTGATATTACGGACCGTAAAAAGGTTGAACACGACGTAAAAGACGGTTTTGAAAAGCTTAAAAAAGCTCTGGATGGCATTGTGATCTCGCTTGCCGCCGCCGCCGAAAAGAAAGATCCGTACACGGCCGGGCATCAGCGCCGGGTAACTTTACTCGCCGTAGCGATCGCCAGGCATATGGGTTTTGATGACAACCTGATCGACGGGATACGAGTCGGCGGGACTTTGCATGATATCGGCAAGATCTACGTTCCGACCGAGATCCTGAGCAAACCGACAAAGCTGACCAGTGTTGAATACAGCATCGTGAAAACCCACCCCCAGACCGCGGCCGATATTATTAAAAACATCGAATTTCCCTGGCCCGTGGTCAAAATGGTTCTGCAGCATCACGAGCGCCTCAATGGTTCGGGATATCCTGCTGGATTAAATGGCGATCAGATCATTCCCGAGGCGCGCATACTGACGGTCGCCGATGTCGTCGAAGCCATGTCTTCCCACCGGCCCTACCGGCCGGCCAAGGGGATCGAACAGGCCCTGGAAGAGATCACCCAGAATCGGGGAACTTTATACGATCCCACCGTGGTGGACGCATGCCTGGAGATCTTTGCCGGCGGATCTTTCAAATTCGAATAG
- the tyrS gene encoding tyrosine--tRNA ligase, producing MRTIDKKEHGDIGKQLAVMKSHCAELISEDELVQKLKKNRHVRIKLGIDPSAPEIHLGIAVQLRKLRQFQDLGHTAVLVVGDFTGMIGDPSGLSKTRPKLTRDAIKKNMAKYREQIFKILDPKKTEFVYNSKWLGALTMYDFIDIASKYTVARILERDDFSQRLKEGIPVYMHEIIYPICQAYDSVAIKADIELGGTDQKFNLLVGRELMRELGMEPQVVLTMPILEGTDGTRKMSKSYGNHIGIMEPAKDIFGKVMSLPDTLIVKYLELTTDIFPHKLDEYAAAMRNNSVNPRDIKFELAKTLVRMYHSADVAEKTARDFEKVFSKGEIPDELAEYHCAAGELPIIDLLVQSKLMASRAEAKRKLREGAIDIDGQVIKDLSYVVSLEKPVIVRAGKHRFLKISRKK from the coding sequence ATGCGAACTATTGACAAAAAAGAACACGGAGACATCGGAAAACAGCTGGCGGTGATGAAAAGTCACTGCGCTGAGCTTATTTCCGAAGATGAGCTTGTCCAAAAACTGAAAAAGAACCGCCACGTGCGGATCAAGCTGGGCATTGATCCCTCAGCGCCTGAGATCCACCTGGGTATCGCCGTGCAGTTGAGGAAGCTCCGCCAGTTCCAGGACCTTGGCCATACGGCCGTGCTGGTTGTCGGAGATTTTACCGGAATGATCGGTGATCCCAGCGGTCTTTCAAAAACAAGACCTAAGCTGACGCGGGATGCCATAAAGAAGAACATGGCAAAATACCGGGAACAGATATTCAAGATCCTTGATCCTAAGAAGACCGAATTCGTTTATAACAGCAAGTGGCTTGGTGCGCTGACCATGTACGATTTCATCGATATCGCATCCAAATACACGGTTGCCCGGATCCTTGAGCGTGATGATTTTTCGCAACGGCTCAAGGAAGGGATACCGGTATACATGCACGAGATCATTTATCCGATATGCCAGGCTTACGATTCGGTCGCGATCAAGGCCGATATTGAACTGGGAGGCACCGACCAGAAGTTCAACCTGCTGGTGGGCCGTGAACTCATGCGGGAACTCGGCATGGAACCCCAGGTGGTCTTGACAATGCCCATACTCGAGGGCACGGACGGCACGCGTAAAATGAGCAAGAGCTATGGCAATCACATCGGGATCATGGAGCCGGCAAAAGATATTTTTGGCAAAGTCATGTCGCTGCCGGATACATTGATCGTGAAATATCTTGAACTGACCACTGATATTTTCCCCCATAAGCTGGATGAATATGCCGCCGCGATGCGGAATAATTCGGTCAATCCCCGCGATATAAAATTCGAACTTGCCAAGACCCTGGTGCGCATGTACCATTCGGCGGACGTGGCAGAAAAAACCGCGCGGGATTTTGAGAAAGTTTTTTCTAAAGGGGAAATACCCGATGAACTGGCTGAATACCACTGCGCGGCCGGCGAATTGCCGATCATCGATCTGCTGGTGCAGTCCAAACTCATGGCATCAAGGGCCGAGGCAAAAAGAAAGTTGCGAGAAGGGGCGATCGACATCGATGGCCAGGTGATCAAGGACCTTTCATATGTCGTCAGTCTGGAAAAACCGGTGATTGTGAGAGCCGGAAAACACCGTTTCCTGAAGATCTCGAGAAAAAAATAA